A single region of the Bacillus cereus genome encodes:
- a CDS encoding YoqO family protein: MREKIGYYGVLGCLILSVISGQFLKSEWIGVILCIGVLIFAPMYRWDEWKAYSRKKKIVFSIEFVIIIGTIPFLLLKGNEIIDGIVMFQGWLFIAKLLYLICILMLVAVVTKTVNEKLFVNE; this comes from the coding sequence ATGAGAGAAAAAATAGGGTATTATGGTGTGCTCGGTTGTTTAATATTATCAGTCATTTCAGGACAATTTCTTAAAAGTGAATGGATAGGCGTTATATTATGTATAGGAGTATTGATTTTTGCTCCCATGTATCGCTGGGATGAATGGAAAGCATATAGTCGAAAAAAGAAAATTGTTTTCAGTATCGAGTTTGTCATTATAATTGGTACGATTCCATTTTTGTTATTGAAAGGAAATGAGATAATAGATGGAATTGTAATGTTTCAAGGGTGGTTATTTATTGCAAAATTGCTATATTTAATATGCATTTTAATGTTGGTAGCGGTAGTCACTAAAACAGTAAACGAAAAGCTATTCGTTAATGAATAA
- a CDS encoding YoqO family protein — protein sequence MVRLKNGCYNTINPKNGIKGGAMHKKIGFWGFIISCSLLIILNLFTKNEWISIIPVLGFVFILLYRWDDMKQYSKKSIGIMIGIIVVCSFVVGFILIEGQRQMEKMSIFQEWMSSAKGLYLVIVVVIFLGVMIRIGSYILKSE from the coding sequence ATGGTAAGACTTAAAAATGGATGTTACAATACAATTAATCCTAAAAATGGAATTAAAGGAGGGGCTATGCACAAAAAAATTGGTTTTTGGGGATTTATTATATCTTGTAGTCTATTAATCATTTTAAATCTATTTACAAAGAATGAATGGATAAGTATTATACCTGTTCTCGGGTTTGTTTTTATACTGTTATATCGTTGGGATGACATGAAACAATATAGTAAGAAAAGTATTGGAATTATGATAGGTATCATTGTTGTTTGTTCATTTGTCGTAGGGTTTATTTTAATAGAGGGGCAAAGGCAAATGGAGAAAATGTCTATTTTTCAAGAATGGATGTCGTCTGCGAAAGGTCTTTATCTTGTAATTGTAGTCGTCATTTTTCTAGGAGTCATGATAAGAATAGGGAGTTACATATTAAAGAGCGAATAG
- a CDS encoding YbeF family protein has protein sequence MNELIFVLLICPLLIFIVSVIGTRRTKTYYVMPIVTFASFLIIGVIALTPKFFFWVGMYSIFSFIVSYMTLLFVRGYEVAENAK, from the coding sequence ATGAATGAATTGATTTTCGTCTTATTAATTTGTCCATTACTTATCTTTATCGTTTCTGTTATTGGAACACGTAGAACGAAAACGTATTACGTAATGCCGATTGTAACGTTTGCTAGTTTTTTAATAATAGGTGTTATCGCCCTTACTCCAAAATTTTTCTTTTGGGTTGGTATGTACAGCATCTTCTCATTTATTGTTTCTTATATGACTCTATTGTTTGTAAGAGGATATGAAGTTGCAGAAAACGCTAAATAG
- a CDS encoding M24 family metallopeptidase, producing the protein MTLRINKIQNQLQKYEIDGLLITKKENRQYATGFTGSAGVVLISADKAVFITDFRYVDQAKSQIKDAEIVMHKGNLEKEVANQVSKLNIQKLGIEENNMTLQQYKNLQKYIHAEMVQVCEIIEDIRIIKDTPEIETMKIAANIADDAFHHILKFLKPGISEHDVRDELEFFMRKKGATSSSFQIIVASGVRSSLPHGVASNKIIERGDIVTLDFGALYDGYCSDITRTVAIGEPSEEFKKIYNVVREALKRGTEAIKPGETAKSIDDITRDYITEHGYGQYFGHSTGHGLGLEIHEPLRLSQESKATLEEGMVVTVEPGIYIPNWGGCRIEDDIVITKDGYEVITKSNKELIVIPC; encoded by the coding sequence ATGACTTTAAGAATTAATAAAATCCAAAATCAACTACAAAAATATGAAATTGACGGATTACTTATTACAAAAAAAGAAAATCGTCAATATGCAACAGGCTTTACAGGCAGCGCTGGCGTCGTCTTAATCTCTGCGGATAAAGCGGTTTTTATAACTGATTTTCGCTACGTAGATCAAGCGAAATCACAAATAAAAGACGCTGAAATTGTTATGCATAAAGGAAATTTAGAGAAAGAAGTTGCAAATCAAGTATCGAAATTAAACATTCAAAAACTTGGAATTGAAGAAAATAACATGACATTACAACAATATAAAAACTTACAAAAATACATACATGCGGAAATGGTGCAAGTGTGTGAAATTATCGAAGATATTCGTATTATTAAAGACACACCTGAAATAGAAACAATGAAAATTGCGGCTAATATTGCTGACGACGCATTTCACCACATCCTTAAGTTTCTAAAACCGGGAATAAGTGAACATGATGTACGAGATGAGTTAGAATTTTTCATGCGAAAAAAAGGTGCTACATCCTCATCATTTCAAATTATTGTAGCTTCTGGCGTTCGTTCTTCACTTCCTCATGGAGTTGCATCAAATAAAATAATCGAACGAGGCGACATCGTTACATTAGATTTCGGTGCACTTTACGACGGATATTGTTCCGATATTACACGTACTGTAGCAATAGGGGAACCATCAGAAGAATTCAAAAAGATATACAATGTTGTACGAGAAGCGTTAAAACGTGGGACTGAAGCGATTAAGCCTGGAGAAACTGCGAAAAGTATCGATGATATAACGAGAGATTACATTACAGAACATGGATACGGTCAATATTTCGGTCACTCTACTGGTCATGGTCTTGGGTTAGAAATACATGAACCGCTTCGCCTATCCCAAGAAAGTAAGGCTACTTTAGAAGAAGGTATGGTTGTTACAGTTGAACCAGGTATTTATATACCAAACTGGGGCGGTTGTAGAATTGAAGATGATATCGTCATTACAAAAGACGGATATGAAGTTATTACAAAATCAAATAAAGAGCTAATTGTTATTCCTTGTTAA
- the pyrE gene encoding orotate phosphoribosyltransferase translates to MKKEIASHLLEIGAVFLQPNDPFTWSSGMKSPIYCDNRLTLSYPKVRQAIAAGLEELIKEHFPTVEVIAGTATAGIAHAAWVSDRMDLPMCYVRSKAKGHGKGNQIEGKAEKGQKVVVVEDLISTGGSAITCVEALREAGCEVLGIVSIFTYELESGKEKLEAANVASYSLSDYSALTEVAAEKGMIGQAETKKLQEWRKNPADEAWVTA, encoded by the coding sequence ATGAAAAAAGAAATCGCATCGCATTTATTAGAAATTGGAGCAGTATTTTTACAACCGAATGATCCATTTACTTGGTCTTCTGGTATGAAATCACCAATTTATTGTGATAATCGTTTAACTTTATCTTATCCAAAAGTACGTCAAGCGATTGCAGCTGGATTAGAAGAGTTAATTAAAGAGCACTTCCCAACTGTAGAAGTTATTGCAGGAACAGCAACTGCTGGTATTGCGCACGCTGCATGGGTAAGCGATCGTATGGATTTACCAATGTGCTACGTACGTAGTAAGGCAAAAGGTCACGGCAAAGGGAACCAAATCGAAGGAAAAGCTGAAAAGGGTCAAAAAGTAGTAGTAGTAGAAGACTTAATTTCAACTGGCGGTAGTGCAATTACATGTGTAGAAGCACTTCGCGAAGCTGGCTGTGAAGTATTAGGAATCGTATCAATCTTCACATACGAGCTAGAGTCAGGAAAAGAAAAATTAGAAGCAGCTAACGTAGCGTCATATTCTTTAAGTGATTACAGTGCATTAACTGAAGTTGCAGCAGAAAAAGGTATGATTGGACAAGCTGAAACGAAAAAATTACAAGAGTGGCGTAAAAATCCAGCGGACGAGGCTTGGGTTACAGCGTAA
- a CDS encoding HAD family hydrolase produces the protein MIFFDVDGTLLDYETAEKNGISHFFQQYNDIFSGNELEASKLWHELSEQYFNKFLSKELSFQEQQGMRMYHLFKTYGVNLSPGESQHKFNQYIELYKNNWTVFEDVLYTLQSLQQRGYSLGIISNGDYEQQIEKLTALNILQYFKYIFTSSEIGISKPDPEIFHRAGLQSNLEMKDCYYIGDRLETDAISSTIAGMHGIWLNRNDSLLKYDVPTIRSLREFLTRI, from the coding sequence ATGATTTTCTTTGATGTCGATGGAACTTTACTTGATTATGAGACTGCTGAGAAAAATGGTATCTCGCATTTCTTCCAACAGTATAATGATATTTTTTCAGGAAACGAATTAGAGGCCTCGAAACTATGGCATGAATTATCCGAACAATATTTCAACAAATTTTTATCCAAAGAATTATCTTTTCAAGAACAACAAGGGATGCGAATGTATCATTTATTTAAAACATATGGAGTAAACTTATCACCCGGGGAATCTCAGCACAAATTCAATCAATATATAGAACTATATAAGAACAACTGGACCGTGTTTGAAGATGTACTCTATACATTACAATCCTTACAGCAAAGAGGATATTCATTGGGCATCATTAGTAATGGCGACTATGAACAACAAATCGAAAAGTTAACTGCTCTAAACATTCTACAATATTTCAAATACATATTTACTTCTAGTGAAATTGGTATTTCGAAACCAGACCCAGAAATTTTCCACAGAGCCGGATTACAATCGAATCTTGAAATGAAAGATTGCTATTATATTGGCGATCGATTAGAAACAGATGCAATTAGTAGTACAATAGCTGGAATGCATGGGATTTGGTTAAACCGGAACGACTCACTGCTAAAATACGATGTGCCCACAATACGTTCTTTACGCGAATTTTTAACAAGGATATAA
- a CDS encoding DinB family protein, producing the protein MNFVIDKIDGLQVEFSKLVSMMNYARYTTMQAVEGLTIEELDYLYDDEANSIGMLLYPMAAVEFYYQIHTFEDREPTEAELERWLPGIELGDLGREKIKGNAIEFYMHTLQEVRSKTIETFQTLPDEWLFKTTEFWYDKPANNYFKWFHVFEDEINHRGQIRLIKKMQKAHAVK; encoded by the coding sequence TTGAATTTTGTAATTGATAAAATAGATGGTTTACAAGTTGAATTTTCAAAACTTGTTTCCATGATGAATTACGCTCGCTATACAACAATGCAGGCTGTCGAAGGCTTAACAATTGAAGAACTTGATTATTTATATGATGATGAAGCAAATTCAATTGGTATGTTATTGTACCCTATGGCCGCTGTTGAATTTTACTACCAGATTCATACTTTTGAAGACCGTGAACCAACGGAAGCTGAATTAGAACGTTGGTTACCTGGTATTGAGTTAGGTGATCTTGGACGTGAGAAAATAAAAGGAAACGCTATAGAATTTTACATGCATACATTACAAGAAGTACGTTCCAAAACAATCGAAACTTTTCAAACGTTACCTGATGAATGGTTATTTAAAACGACAGAATTTTGGTATGACAAACCAGCAAATAACTACTTTAAATGGTTTCACGTATTTGAAGATGAAATCAATCATCGTGGACAAATTCGTTTAATTAAAAAGATGCAAAAAGCTCATGCAGTAAAATGA